The Halorussus gelatinilyticus genome contains the following window.
GCTTGGGACTCTTCTCGGTCCACTCGGCGTCCGCGACGACTTTACTCGCCGCGAGGTTCGTGGTGTTGTTCCCGACGAGGACGTGAACGGCGGGCGAGATAGTCGGACCCGAAGACGGGAAGCTCGCCCCACCGACGAACACGAAACCGTTCGATGAGTCGAGCCGGTTGGGTATCGACTCCGTCTCGTTCACCGTCACGTTCCACTCGGTCTGCGTCGGTTCTCGAACGTCGTCGACGGTCCCCGCCCGGACGCGATGGTCTGCTGGCTGACCCGCGCTGGTACCGACGGGAACAGCCATCGACGACAGGAGGACGACCGCCAAGAAGACCGATTTTTTCACGTCCCGCTGTTACTGTGTTCGTCATATATTACTTTCGGAGAAATGGTACTTCCGGATATCTCGAAATCGTCGGGTATTCAGAACCGCTCTACAAAATCTCGACAACGAAGCTCTTCGCTACTGCTCACCACGCGTACTCCTCGCGCGGGTCCACGTCGTCGCGCTCGGCGTCGTAGATGCGCTCGCCCTCCACGAACACCTGCCGGGCGTCCGAGTCCAGTTCGAACATTGGGCCGTCCCAGACCACGAGGTCGGCGTCGGTGCCTTCCTCCAGCGTGCCCACCCGGTCCTCGATGCTCAGAATCTCGGCGGGGTTGCGCGTCACCGTTCGCAGGGCGACGTCCTCGGGCAGACCCTCGCGCACCGCGAGACCGACGCAGACGTCCAGATGCTCCTGTGGGAGAATCGGCGCGTCGGTCTGGATGGCGACCTTGACGCCCGCCTCGTGGAGGATGCCCGGCGTCTCGAAGGTGATGTTGCGGAGTTCGTACTTGCTCGCCGACGAGATGGTCGGGCCGACGACGGCGGGTACGTCGCGCTCGACGAACTCGTCGGCGAGGACGTGACCCTCCGTCGCGTGTTCGATGGAGAGTTTCTCGATGCCGAACTCGTCGGCGATGCGGAACACCGTGGCGATGTCGTCGGCGCGGTGGGCGTGGACTCGCAGGGGCAACTCGCCCTCCACGACGCGGGCCAGATTCTCCATCCCGAGGTCGCGCTCGAACGGCTCGCCCTCCTCGCGCGACTTCTCGCGGCGGTCCACGTAGTCCTCGGCCTCCATCAGCGCCTGACGGAGCGTCGCCGCGACGCCCGGCCGCGTCGAGGGCTGGCGGTCCTTCTGGTCGCCGTGGAATCGCTTGGGGTTCTCGCCGAACGCCGCCTTCATGCCGTCCTCCCGAATCAACATCCGGTCGGCCACGTCGCCGTAGGTCTTCATCGAGCAGATGATACCTCCGACGACGTTCGCGCTCCCCATCCGGGCCGAGACGGTCGTCACGCCGCCCTGGAACGCGTGTTGGAGTTCCTCGTCGCGCGGGTGAAACCCGTCGAGGGCGTTGACGTGCGGCGTCACGGGGTCCGAGACCTCGTTGAAGTCGCCGTCCTCGGGTTCGCCCCACTCGGCCATCCCGGCGTGGCTGTGGGCGTCCACCAGTCCGGGCGTCACGTGCGCGCCGTCCGCGTCGAAGACCTCGGCGTCGTCCGGGACCTCGACCTCACCGTCCGGCCCGACCGCAGAAATCTCGCCGTCCTCGACTAGCACCGTACCGCCGTCGATACTCCCGCGCTCCGCCACCGTGTGAACCGTACCATTGACGATTGCTCTCACACCACGACGATTCGAAAGCGCGGGTTTCAGTATTTCGGTTCGAAGTATCCCTCCCGCTCGCCGCTACCCCGATGCATAAACCCTCGTCACTTGATACCACGCTATGTACCGACGCGACCTGCGCGAGACCCGACACGACGACCTGCTGGCCGACGCCGCCACCGCCGAGATGGCCGAGCAGGTCGTCCCGGAACCCGACGGCGACCGCCTCGCCTACGCCGTCAGCCGCGAGCATCGCACCGACCTCTACCTGCGAGACGGCGAGGAGACCCGCAAACTGACGAGTCGGGGCCTCCTCGCCCAACGCTACACCCACCTCGACCCGCGGTGGTTCGACTGGCACCCCGAGGGCGAGTCCGTCGCCTACGCCGGCGAGGACGACGACGGCCTCTCCGTCTGGACCGTCGACGTCGAGACCGGCGCGAAGACTCGCATCACGGCCCACGGAGCCATCGACTCGAACCCGCGGTTCTCGCCCGACGGCGACGAAATCGCGTTCGTGACCGACTACCGCTCGCCGAGCGCGCTCGCGGTCGCCTCGGCGGACGGCCGCCGCGTCGAGGTCCTGCGCGACGACGAGTACCTCTATCAGGACCCCCGGTGGGCCGGCGACGCGCTCTACGCGGTCCGGACGCGCCACAGGGACCTCTCGGACCGCGCGAGTCAGGTCGTCCGCGTGGACCGCGACGGCACCGTCGAACCCGTCTTCGGCGGCGACTCGGTGAACGCCTACGCGCCTCGGCCGCGCCCCGGAAGCGAGGGCGACGAACTCGCGTTCGTCCACGACGCCAGCGGCTACGACGCCCTCTATCTCACCGGTCCGGACCGCGCGGAACCCGAGCGACTGCTCGCCGAGTCGGGCACCGACTTCGGCGCGCCGGCGTGGGACGCCGACGGCGACCGCCTCGCACTCACGGCGACTCGGCGGGGCGAGGTCCACGTCCGGACGCTCGCTGTCGAGTCCGGCGAGACCGCGACCCTGACCGACGAACCGGGCGACCGCTACTTCCCGGAGTGGCACGACGGCGACGTGCTTGGCGTCGAAGCGACCCCGACCAGACCTCCGGAGGTCCGCAACCTCACGACCGACGAGCGAATCGCGGGCCGACCCCCGGCGGGTCTCGAAGACAGGTTCGTCCGCCCCGAGAGCATCACCTACGACTCGACGGACGGCGTCGAGATTCACGCGATGGTCTACCTCCCGGAGGGCCACGACGCCGCCGACCCCGACTCGATTCCCCTGCTCGTCCACCCCCACGGCGGGCCGACCGCCTTCGACGGCTACGAATTCAACCACCGCGCGCAGTACTTCGCCGCACAGGGGTTCGCCGTCATCGAGCCGAACTACCGCGGGTCGTCGGGCTTCGGGCGGGAGTTCCGGAACCGCAACGACTTCGCGTGGGGCGAGGGCGACCTGGACGACGTGGTGAACGCGGCCGACGCGCTGGCCGACGCCTACCCCGCGGTCGACGGCAACCGCGCGGGCATCTACGGCGGTTCGGGCGGCGGCCTGATGACCGTCAACGCCTTGGGCCGGACCGACCGCTTCGACGCCGGCGCGGCCTTCTACGGCGTCTACGACTACGAGACGTTCGCGGACGACACCGACGACGTGGGCTGGCGACTCATGAAACGCGAGTTGGGCTATCCCGCGACCGACATCGACAACTACCGCGAGGCGAGTCCCGTCCGGAGCGTGCCGGACATCGACGCGCCGCTGTTGGTCCTCCACGGCGAACAGGACGTTCGCGTCCCGCTCAGCCAGTCCGAGCAGTTAGTCGAGGAACTGGAGAAGCACGGCAAGACCTACGAACTCCAGACCTACGACGACGAACCCCACGGGTTCCTGAAGCGGGAGAACGTCCTCGACGCCTACTCGCGGGTCGCCGACCTGTTCGCCAAGTACCTCGAAATCGACCCCGACGACGGGAGCAGTCGGCCCCACAGCCCCGACGACGGCGAGTAGAGAACCGGACGAGTACGGGAGCGCACCCGACGACACCTTCTTCCGGAGTACGCCCGACGACCTGATTCGCTACCGAAACGACTGTTTCGAGGACACATCAGCGTTCGAGGCGTTACTTTCGTTCCGTCTCACAGCGTCGCTGTGAGGAGGTTTCCGGCAGTTGAGCGCCGAGACCTCCTGTCCTTCTGACGTCACATCGGGAAAACTGCGCGGTCTCGTCACAGAATCGGAACGTCAAGGGTTTAATACCCAGCGGGAAACCCTAACCGTATGAAGCGAGTGGACGTTGCCATCGTCGGCGGCGGTCCCGCCGGGACCTCCGCCGCACGTGCGGCCGCCGAGCAGGGGGCCGACGCGCTCCTCGTCGAGAAAGGCGTCCCGCGCGCCGACCGCGAGGAGTTGGGACCGGACTCGACCGACGCCGCCGGAATGCTCGACTACTGGGTGGACATCATGGACGTGTCGTTCGAGGAGATTCCCGACCGCGTCGTCCTCCAGACGCTAGAGCGGACCGAGTTCTTCGGGCCGACCGAGACCGCCGTCATGGAGAGTACCGGCATCGAATCCTCGTACGACGGGTTCGGCTTCACCTTCCACCGCGCCCGGATGGACGACTGGCTCCGCGACCGCGCGGAGCGGGCGGGTGCGGAGTACCGCGTCGGTCTCGGCGTGACCGACGTGACCACCGACCTGTCGGGGTCGCCGACCCACACCTTGCAGCTCTCGGACGGGGAGGAGGTCGTCGCCGACTACCTGGTGCTGGCCGACGGGCCGCAGCGACAGGTCACGATGCGGGCGCTCGACCGGTTCTCGCCCGACGACCGCCCGATTTCCGAGGTCATGGCTCCCAACGAGGCCAACCACATCGCGTATCAGGAGTACCGCGAGTTCCCCGAGGAACTGTTCGACCCGAGTTCGCTCAAGTTCTGGTGGGGCGTGATGCCCGGCGAGACCGCCTATCCGTGGATATTCCCGAACGACGGGACGGTCGCGCGCGTGGGCCTGACGATGCCCATCGGGATGGACTTGGACGACGTGGCGAACCCCGGCGAGTACGACCTCCTGCGCGAGGACGACGACGCCATCCCCCGGCCCGCCGAGTACATCGAGCGCCTGCTGGACCGCCAGTTCGGCGACGAGTACGACGTGGAGGACTTCCCGCTGGTCACGGACCGCGGCAAGAGCGAGGGGACCGAGACGTATCCCATCTCCTCGACCCGACCCATCGAGTCGCCGACCGCGGCCAACATCGCCGTCGCGGGCGGCGCGATGGGTACCACCTCGGCGTTCCACGAGGGCGGCTACCACGTCGCCGCCCGGACCGGCCAAATCGCGGGCGAACTCGCGGGCAAGGGTCGCCTCGGCGGCTACAACGACCGCTGGAAAGACGCCATCGGCGACGAAATCGTACGGAACGTCACCTTCGCCGACATCGTGGGCGACTACGGCCCCCGCGACTGGGACAAGGCGTTCTCGGCCGCCAGCGACATTCTGGCCGGGAAAGACGAGGGCGGCCTGCTGAAGTACAAGCTCCGGTCCGGACTCACCGGCGCGAAAATCGTCACGAAGTACAAGACAGCCAAGCGCAAGTTCAAGAACGGTAAGTACGTCCAGTTCGCGGAGTCGGAGTACACCGTCTGAGGAGTCGGTTCAGTCGCTTTCTCGTTCTTCCGGCCGCCTCCGATAATTTGACACTTGCTCGCGTCCCTCTCTCGGTCGATGACCGACGCCGACCTGCGACTCTTCGACGGGCACAACGACACCCTGCTGGACCTCCACATCGACGAGACCGGAACCGGCCGGTCGTTCTTCGAGCGGGGCGAGGCGGGCCACCTCGACCTCCCGCGGGCTCACGAGGCGAACCTCGGGGCCGGCCTGTTCGCCGTCTTCGTCCCGAACGAGGACTACGAGTACGAGCGACGCGAGACCGACGAGGGCTACGAGATGGACCTCCCGCCAGCGGTGGACCACGAGCGCGCCAAGTCGTTCACCTACGACGCGCTGGCGCGCCTCCACCGCATCGCGGCCGAGTCGGACGGCGCGGTCCGGGTCGTCGGCGAGTACGCCGACTTGGAGGCCTGTCTCGTTCCCGACGACGGCGACGAGCGGGCCGGGACCGCCGCCGGCGACGGTCCCGGTCCGCTCGCCGCGGTTCCGCACCTCGAAGGTGCCGAGGCGGTCGCGCCGGACCTGTCGAACCTCGACTTCCTCTACGCGGCGGGGGTGCGCTCGGTCGGCCCGGTCTGGAGTCGCCCCAACGCGTTCGGCCACGGCGTCCGGTCGGAGTACCCCGGCACGCCCGACACCGGGCCGGGACTCACCGCGGCGGGGAGGGACCTCGTCCGCGCATGTAACGACCGCGGGATTCTGGTAGACCTCGCGCACGCGACCGCGGCTGGATTCGATGACGTCGCCGACCTCTCGGAGGACCCCCTCGTCGTCAGTCACGCCGGCGTCCACGACATCTGTCCGGTCAGTCGGAACCTGACCGACCGGCAACTCGACGCCGTCGCGGACTCCGGCGGCCTCGTCGGCGTCACCTTCGCCACGGGACACCTCCGTCCCGACGGCGAGAACGACCCCGAGGACCCCACGCCGATTTCGACGCTAGTGGACCACGTAGAGTACGTCGCCGACAGAGTGGGCGTCGAACACGTCGCGCTCGGGTCGGACTTCGACGGCGCGACCGTCATCGACTCGGTGGGCGACGCGACCGGGCTTCCGGACGTGATTCGGGAGCTTCGCGACCGGAGGTTCGGCGACGAGGCGGTGCGGGCCATCGCACGGGACAACTGGCTCCGCGTAATTCGGGAGACGTGGGAGTGAGCGACGCGCCGTCGTGAAACCCTCGGCGACACCCCGCGAGCCGACGCGATGCGAAACGTTCTCTGTCCTCGGACTCGTCCTGTGGTTGTCGTGGGGGACTCTACATACCGAAACGTAGTCGAACACCCGACGGTCGTCCGACTCTACCGGTTCGGACTCGTCGGAGCGAGCGCGGCCCTCGTCCAGACGGGAGTCCTCTGGCTGTTGGTGGAGTGGGTCGGTCTCAACTATCTGGTCGCGGCCACCCTCGCCATCGAGTTGACCATCGTCCTTCAGTTCGTGGCGAACAACGCGTGGACGTTCCAACACGCGCGCTACACCGCGAGATACGACTACCTCGTGGGCCTGCTCCGGACGAATCTGGTCCGCGGGAGCGCGATTCCGATACAGTTGGCGCTCCTCTGGGCGTTCGTCAACTGGGCCGGACTCGTCTACCTGCTGGCGAACGGAATCGCGATATTCGTCAGCGGTCTCTATCGGTACTATCTGGACTCGCGCTGGACGTGGCAAATCGCGTGAGAACTCCTACTCGTCGGTTCTGTGTCGTGTTACGCGGTTCAAAAACGGGGAAACGAAATCCCGATTCGGAACACCGGGAACACAGGTAAAGCTAGCGTCAGGCTTGAGCACAGGAGTCAACCGCCACCGCACAGCACCGCGACCGCCCCGCACTGCGACCGCACGGCACGGCACAGCACCGCGACGGCCTCACGCCTCCCCAACCGCCTGCGGTCCGCACTCCGTTGCGGTCCTCGGCCACCGGAAGACAAACCGCGTCTTCCGAGCCGTGCTTCGCTTCACTCAGCACGACCTCGCGCGGTTGGCGCGGCGCTCACGAGCGCCGCGCCAGCGCGCGCCGGACCGGTCGAAAGTACCTCCGAACACAAGAGAACTCCCGAAAAGTCGAGCGATTGCCGGTTTAAATCGACTCGTTCACCGCGGCTTCGATGTCGAGGTGACCCTCGCCGTGGTACTTCGCCTGTCCCACGTCGCGGGCGGTCGATTCCAGATGCTCGCGGACCTCCGCCGGGGTCGCGTCGGGGTTCTGGCTCTTGACGAGCGCGGCGGCCGCCGTGACCTGCGGGGCCGCCATGCTCGTGCCGGACTTCCAACCGTAGTCCGGGACCGTGCTCCCGTCGTCGCCCCACTCGAAGACCGTACTCAGTACCATGTCGTACTGCCAGTTCCCGTCGCCGCCCTTGGCTTCGGTGTCGTAGTTCCCGCCCGGCGCACTGACGTCGATGGCCTCGCTCCCGTAGTTCGTGTAGGGCGCGGGGTCGGTCGGCGCTTCGTCGAGTTTGTTGAACGCGGCGCGGTAGTTCCGGACGAACTTCCCGTTGCCCTTGTCGTCCCAGCGGTAGCCGACCGGACCGGTCGCGCCGACGCTCATCACGTTCTCGGCTTCGTTCGGCAGGCTCAACACGTCGCCGTCAGTGTCGAGGTTCGTCCCGTCGTTGCCCGCGGCCGCGACCATGAGCGTGCCCTGCGAAGCGGCGTAGTCGGCCACTCGCTCGATGGACTTCTTCAGGTCGCGGGTCGATTCGTCGTCGGGCATCGGATACGTACCGAGGCTCATGTTGGCCACGTCGGACTCGATGTCGCCCGCGTAGGTCATCGCCGCGATGATGTCGCCGAAGAACGCGAACGGTCCGATGAACACTCGCAATGCGACGAGTTCGGTGCCGGGCGCGGTGCCGACGACGCCCTCGTCGTTCGTGTCGTCGCCCGCGATGATGCCCGCGACGTGCGTCCCGTGTTCGTTGTACCACGGCGTGAAGTCGCCGCCGTCGCCCGTGAAGTTGCGCGAGAGGTCGGTGTTGAGCGCGTTCTTCAGGTCGGGGTGGTGGGGAATCGCGCCGGAGTCCAGCACCGCCACACGGGTCCCCTCCCCGCGGGTCTGGCCGTGGACTTGGGAGATACCTTGGGACTGCTTGTCCCACTGGAGTTGCGAGAGCTTTCGCGGGCCGGGTTCGTCGCCGTTCCCGTCGTCCTCGGCCGCCGCGAAGTCGAACTTCATCTCCACGTCCTTCGAGAAGGCCTTCCCCTGAGCCTGCGCCTCGTCGGCCTCGACCACGGCGAGGTCGATCTGGCTCAGGTCGTGGACGACGTTCAATCCGTCGAGGACGCCCTTCGACGCCGACTTCAGGTCCACGATGTATCGCTTGTCAGCCGACTTCGCCGAGACCATCTTCGGCAGCGCGAGTCCGCCGAGCGCCGCGCCCGCTCCCTTCAGAAACGTACGTCGATTGGTTCCATTTGTCATTTTTTCGTGTTAGAAATATACTTATTTAATAGATTTGATTTTCGAATTTGTAAAATAGATGAATAGAGCTCGCCGTGAAAACTACCGGGTGGGGAGGCGACCGGAGGAATAGGTCGAAGTGCAGTTTAGAAGCCTTTGCCGAGCAGTTCGCGGGCGATGATGTTCTTCTGAATCTCGGTGGTGCCCTCGTATATCTGGGTGATCTTCGCGTCGCGGTAGAACCGCTCGACCGGGAAGTCGTTGACGAAGCCCGAACCGCCGTGAATCTGGACCGCCTCGTTGGCCACGTCAACGGCCACGCGCGAGGCGAACTCCTTGGCCATGCTGGCGAGTTTCGTGATGTCCTCGCCCTGATCGACGTTCCACGCGGCCTTGTAGGTCAGATTGCGCGCGGCCTCGGTGCGGGTGTGCATGTCGGCGAGTTTGTGCTGGATGGCCTGGAACTCCGAGATGGGGCGGTCGAACTGCTCGCGCTCCTCGGCGTACTCCAAGGCGGCCTCCGAAGCTCCCTTGGCGATGCCGACGCCCTGGGCGGCGACCGCGGTCCGGGTCTCGTCGAAGAACTGCATCTGCTGGAGGAAGCCCATCCCGCGGGTGCCCACGAGGTTCTCCTCGGGCACGCGCACGTCGTTCAGGATGAGCTCCGCGGTGTCCGACGACCGGATGCCGAGTTTACCCGTGATCTTCTCGGACTCGAAGCCGTCGCGGTCCGACTCCACGACGATTTGGGAGAACCCGTTGTATCGGCCGTCGGCGTCGGGGTCGGTCTGACAGAGGACGACGTAGTAGTCGCCGACCGATCCGTTCGTAATCCACATCTTGTTCCCGTTGATGACCCATTCGTCGCCGTCCTTCTCGGCCTGCGTCGAGACGCTGGAGACGTCGGAGCCGGTGTCGGGTTCCGAGATGGCCGCGCCCATGATGGCCTCGCCCTCGGCGAC
Protein-coding sequences here:
- a CDS encoding GtrA family protein, whose protein sequence is MGDSTYRNVVEHPTVVRLYRFGLVGASAALVQTGVLWLLVEWVGLNYLVAATLAIELTIVLQFVANNAWTFQHARYTARYDYLVGLLRTNLVRGSAIPIQLALLWAFVNWAGLVYLLANGIAIFVSGLYRYYLDSRWTWQIA
- a CDS encoding S8 family peptidase, translating into MTNGTNRRTFLKGAGAALGGLALPKMVSAKSADKRYIVDLKSASKGVLDGLNVVHDLSQIDLAVVEADEAQAQGKAFSKDVEMKFDFAAAEDDGNGDEPGPRKLSQLQWDKQSQGISQVHGQTRGEGTRVAVLDSGAIPHHPDLKNALNTDLSRNFTGDGGDFTPWYNEHGTHVAGIIAGDDTNDEGVVGTAPGTELVALRVFIGPFAFFGDIIAAMTYAGDIESDVANMSLGTYPMPDDESTRDLKKSIERVADYAASQGTLMVAAAGNDGTNLDTDGDVLSLPNEAENVMSVGATGPVGYRWDDKGNGKFVRNYRAAFNKLDEAPTDPAPYTNYGSEAIDVSAPGGNYDTEAKGGDGNWQYDMVLSTVFEWGDDGSTVPDYGWKSGTSMAAPQVTAAAALVKSQNPDATPAEVREHLESTARDVGQAKYHGEGHLDIEAAVNESI
- a CDS encoding amidohydrolase — protein: MRAIVNGTVHTVAERGSIDGGTVLVEDGEISAVGPDGEVEVPDDAEVFDADGAHVTPGLVDAHSHAGMAEWGEPEDGDFNEVSDPVTPHVNALDGFHPRDEELQHAFQGGVTTVSARMGSANVVGGIICSMKTYGDVADRMLIREDGMKAAFGENPKRFHGDQKDRQPSTRPGVAATLRQALMEAEDYVDRREKSREEGEPFERDLGMENLARVVEGELPLRVHAHRADDIATVFRIADEFGIEKLSIEHATEGHVLADEFVERDVPAVVGPTISSASKYELRNITFETPGILHEAGVKVAIQTDAPILPQEHLDVCVGLAVREGLPEDVALRTVTRNPAEILSIEDRVGTLEEGTDADLVVWDGPMFELDSDARQVFVEGERIYDAERDDVDPREEYAW
- a CDS encoding dipeptidase; the encoded protein is MTDADLRLFDGHNDTLLDLHIDETGTGRSFFERGEAGHLDLPRAHEANLGAGLFAVFVPNEDYEYERRETDEGYEMDLPPAVDHERAKSFTYDALARLHRIAAESDGAVRVVGEYADLEACLVPDDGDERAGTAAGDGPGPLAAVPHLEGAEAVAPDLSNLDFLYAAGVRSVGPVWSRPNAFGHGVRSEYPGTPDTGPGLTAAGRDLVRACNDRGILVDLAHATAAGFDDVADLSEDPLVVSHAGVHDICPVSRNLTDRQLDAVADSGGLVGVTFATGHLRPDGENDPEDPTPISTLVDHVEYVADRVGVEHVALGSDFDGATVIDSVGDATGLPDVIRELRDRRFGDEAVRAIARDNWLRVIRETWE
- a CDS encoding S9 family peptidase — encoded protein: MYRRDLRETRHDDLLADAATAEMAEQVVPEPDGDRLAYAVSREHRTDLYLRDGEETRKLTSRGLLAQRYTHLDPRWFDWHPEGESVAYAGEDDDGLSVWTVDVETGAKTRITAHGAIDSNPRFSPDGDEIAFVTDYRSPSALAVASADGRRVEVLRDDEYLYQDPRWAGDALYAVRTRHRDLSDRASQVVRVDRDGTVEPVFGGDSVNAYAPRPRPGSEGDELAFVHDASGYDALYLTGPDRAEPERLLAESGTDFGAPAWDADGDRLALTATRRGEVHVRTLAVESGETATLTDEPGDRYFPEWHDGDVLGVEATPTRPPEVRNLTTDERIAGRPPAGLEDRFVRPESITYDSTDGVEIHAMVYLPEGHDAADPDSIPLLVHPHGGPTAFDGYEFNHRAQYFAAQGFAVIEPNYRGSSGFGREFRNRNDFAWGEGDLDDVVNAADALADAYPAVDGNRAGIYGGSGGGLMTVNALGRTDRFDAGAAFYGVYDYETFADDTDDVGWRLMKRELGYPATDIDNYREASPVRSVPDIDAPLLVLHGEQDVRVPLSQSEQLVEELEKHGKTYELQTYDDEPHGFLKRENVLDAYSRVADLFAKYLEIDPDDGSSRPHSPDDGE
- a CDS encoding acyl-CoA dehydrogenase family protein; translation: MDFALSEEQKQIREEVRRFAENEIAPVAKEYDVEEKYPHEVMDKAAEMGLLGAHIPLEYGGAGYSNLESALITEELFAVDAGIGLCITSAAFGADAIMEFGTEDQKERFLTPVAEGEAIMGAAISEPDTGSDVSSVSTQAEKDGDEWVINGNKMWITNGSVGDYYVVLCQTDPDADGRYNGFSQIVVESDRDGFESEKITGKLGIRSSDTAELILNDVRVPEENLVGTRGMGFLQQMQFFDETRTAVAAQGVGIAKGASEAALEYAEEREQFDRPISEFQAIQHKLADMHTRTEAARNLTYKAAWNVDQGEDITKLASMAKEFASRVAVDVANEAVQIHGGSGFVNDFPVERFYRDAKITQIYEGTTEIQKNIIARELLGKGF
- a CDS encoding NAD(P)/FAD-dependent oxidoreductase → MKRVDVAIVGGGPAGTSAARAAAEQGADALLVEKGVPRADREELGPDSTDAAGMLDYWVDIMDVSFEEIPDRVVLQTLERTEFFGPTETAVMESTGIESSYDGFGFTFHRARMDDWLRDRAERAGAEYRVGLGVTDVTTDLSGSPTHTLQLSDGEEVVADYLVLADGPQRQVTMRALDRFSPDDRPISEVMAPNEANHIAYQEYREFPEELFDPSSLKFWWGVMPGETAYPWIFPNDGTVARVGLTMPIGMDLDDVANPGEYDLLREDDDAIPRPAEYIERLLDRQFGDEYDVEDFPLVTDRGKSEGTETYPISSTRPIESPTAANIAVAGGAMGTTSAFHEGGYHVAARTGQIAGELAGKGRLGGYNDRWKDAIGDEIVRNVTFADIVGDYGPRDWDKAFSAASDILAGKDEGGLLKYKLRSGLTGAKIVTKYKTAKRKFKNGKYVQFAESEYTV